From Pleuronectes platessa chromosome 17, fPlePla1.1, whole genome shotgun sequence, one genomic window encodes:
- the opn8c gene encoding opsin 8, group member c: protein MSLNENITEFTSKLSPAADACVGLTILSVVLLSVLGNGLVLVICYRRRKKLVGTELLCVNLALVDFLCCICFYPLSVASSFHHSWLGGNVTCVYYGFGCFIFGLCGMYTVAAISVTRYLKTCHSLLHTVQSGRTNIRIVCCAAWAVAIVWSSLPLFGWGKYVPEPYGLSCTIAWRGYHTSAKDAFYVICTFAIFTLVPILLIVVSQCQILNQVSSFTDSMSARGIHNNLRHTEKRLSMMFFCISLGFVIAWAPYTVVSFLFIFHKEHRYMAPGGFVFPALFAKSSHICNPLIYFYFNKTFKRELRYLLLSIYSKLGVNQVGVHIGAGHQAPIPINIQLQERGFVQKRNFGLSQDRTHSKTKSKEKVVNTDGSRPVYVCWGSKYTDSNNKFAKDCPPVSI from the exons ATGTCTCTGAATGAAAACATTACCGAGTTCACCTCCAAACTCTCCCCAGCTGCGGACGCATGTGTGGGACTGACCATCCTCTCCGTCG tTCTGCTCTCTGTTCTCGGCAATGGGCTGGTCCTGGTCATCTGTTACCGCAGGAGGAAGAAGCTGGTGGGCACGGAGCTGCTGTGCGTCAACCTGGCCTTGGTCGACTTCCTCTGCTGTATCTGCTTCTACCCGCTCTCTGTCGCGTCCTCGTTCCACCACTCGTGGCTGGGGGGGAACGTCACGTGCGTCTACTACGGCTTCGGCTGCTTCATCTTCGGACTGTGCGGCATGTACACCGTCGCCGCCATCAGCGTCACACGCTACCTGAAGACCTGCCACAGCTTGCTTCACA CCGTGCAGTCGGGTAGAACTAACATCCGCATAGTGTGCTGCGCCGCCTGGGCGGTCGCCATCGTGTGGTCCAGCTTGCCCCTCTTTGGCTGGGGCAAGTACGTCCCCGAGCCGTATGGACTGTCCTGCACCATCGCCTGGAGGGGTTACCACACCTCGGCAAAGGACGCCTTCTACGTTATCTGCACCTTCGCCATCTTCACACTGGTCCCCATTCTCCTCATCGTGGTGTCCCAGTGTCAGATCCTCAACCAGGTGTCCAGCTTCACCGACTCGATGTCTGCCAGAGGCATCCACAACAACCTGCGGCACACTGAAAAACGGCTCTCTATG ATGTTTTTCTGCATCAGCCTGGGTTTTGTGATCGCCTGGGCCCCGTATACTGTTGTGTCCTTCCTCTTCATTTTCCACAAGGAGCACAGGTACATGGCTCCCGGTGGCTTCGTTTTCCCGGCCCTCTTCGCCAAAAGCTCCCACATCTGCAACCCTCTCATCTACTTCTACTTCAACAAGACTTTCAAGCGGGAGCTGCGCTATCTGCTCCTCTCGATCTACTCTAAGCTCGGGGTGAACCAAGTGGGGGTCCACATCGGTGCGGGCCACCAGGCCCCGATCCCCATTAACATTCAGCTCCAGGAACGAGGCTTCGTCCAAAAGAGGAACTTTGGCTTGTCTCAGGACAGAACTCACAGTAAGAccaagagcaaagaaaaagtgGTGAACACCGATGGCAGTCGGCCGGTGTATGTCTGCTGGGGCTCCAAGTACACAGACTCCAACAATAAATTTGCCAAAGACTGCCCACCTGTCTCTATATGA